DNA sequence from the Chitinophaga flava genome:
GGGTGCTGCCCGAAGTTTATGAATGGCATACAAATAATCATCCCGATCAGGCACTAAAGCTCTTCATCAGGACCATCAAAAAAATCAGTATTTATCACCGTTCCGGTTTCATCCAAAGAAAAAATCAGCATTTATCACCGTTTAATAACACGTAATGAAAAAACTAGTACTCCTTTTGCTTGCGCTCAGCTGTGCCACACAAACCATTTTTGCACAAACCCCTACTTCACAGGACCAGCACATGAAATGGTGGCGGGAAGCCCGTTTTGGCATGTTTATCCACTGGGGCGTATATGCTCAGCTCGCAGGAAACTGGCAGGGACATCAGATAGGCCGTGGTGGCGAATGGATCATGAACCGCGGTAAAATATCTGTAGCTGATTATCAGCAGGTAGCCCAATCCTTCAACCCGGTGAAATATGATGCCGACGCCTGGGTGAAAGCAGCCAAAGATGCCGGCATGAAATACATCGTTATCACCGCCAAACACCACGACGGCTTCGCTATGTTTAAATCCGGTGCCAGCAAATGGAACATCGCTGATGCCACTCCCTATGGAAAAGACGTACTGAAACCACTGGCCGCCGCCTGTAAAAAATACGGCCTCAAACTGGGCTTCTACTATTCTCAGGCACAGGACTGGAATAACCCCGGTGGTGCCGCCGCACGCAAAGTAACCTCCGAAGGATGGGCCAACCCGGACTCTGCTAAAATAGACGCCTATACGAAAGATAATACCGGCCATTGGGACCCGGCTCAAACCAGCGCCACAATGGGTGAATACATCGACAAAGTAGCCGTTCCGCAAGTGAAGGAACTGCTCTCCAACTACGGTGATGTAGCCGTATTATGGTGGGATACGCCTACCAACATGACCGATGAATTTGCTAAAAAACTACAGGCAGTACTCTCCCTGCAACCTAATATCATCACTAACGATCGCCTCAAAAGACCCAACTTCCCCGGCGATTATAAAACACCGGAACAAAAGATCCCTGCACAATCTGAACTCGATGGCCGCGACTGGGAAACCTGTATGACCATGAATGGTACCTGGGGCTACAAAAGCTACGACAACAAATGGAAAAGCACTGAAACACTGATCAGAAACCTGATAGACATCGCCTCCAAAAACGGTAACTATCTCCTGAACGTAGGACCTGATGCACTGGGCCAGTTCCCCCAAGGCAGCATCGAAGGACTTAAAGGCATCGGCCAGTGGATGAAAGTAAACGGTGAAGCCATCTACGCTACCAATGGAAGTCCGCTGGGCACATTGTCCTGGGGCCGTTGCACAAAGAAAACTAATGGCAGCAATACTACCCTCTATCTCCACGTATTTAACTGGCCTACCGATGGCAAGCTGGTGGTACCCGGCCTGAAAAATAAAGTCAACAGTGCCCAACTGCTGGCGGGCGGCAAAAAACTCAGTACCACTACCACCGATGAAGGTGTGGTGATCAATGTGCCAGCCCAGGCTCCTGACGCCATCGCTACTGTCATCAAAGTTGAAACAGCAGGCACTTTATAAAAAAACAGGTGACAACAGATGAGACTTCGTTGTCACCTGTCTCTTTATTTCCACAGGTTATGAAAAACTTCCACTTACTCCAGATTATATGCTGGTTGCTGCTGGCTATGCTCGCCAGTGCAACTGATAAAAAAACGACTATCGACATCACCCGCTTTGGGGCTGTTGGAGATGGAAAAACACTCAATACCGCTGCCATTCAGCAGGCCATCGATGCCTGTTCCGCACAGGGTGGTGGCCAGGTACGCGTGCCGGCCGGCACCTGGCTGACAGGCACACTCCTGCTTAAAAACAATGTTGTACTGCAGGTAGAAGAAAACAGCACACTCCTGGGAAGCCCCGATATAAAAGACTATCAGATCGTTGATGGCTTTAAAGACGGCCTTGGCCAGCAGATGGGATATGCCCTCATCGGCGCAGTAGATGCCAGTAATACCGGCATTACCGGTAAAGGCACGATTGACGGTCAGGGTAAACTGGTAAGAGCCTCCGGCGGCCACGACAGACGCCCCTTTCTGGTGCGCTTTGTTCGCTGCCATCAGATAAAAGTTACGGATATTCATCTGCAAGGACCTACCGCCTGGACTATGCACTTCTTCCATTGCTCCAATGTACTCGCAGAAAAAGTCATCATTCGCAGCCGCGGCCTGGGCAACAATGACGGTATCGACATCGACTGCTGTCAAAAAGTAAATATCCGTGATTGTGATATCGACAGCGGAGACGACGCCATCTGCTTTAAAACTACCAGTCCCTATCCCTGCCGCGATGTGACCATCAGCAATATTAAAATTAATACCGGCGAAGGCGCTATAAAATTCGGTACTGAATCAGCCGGCAATTTCGAAAATATCCGTGTCAGCAACATAGATGTAGCCTTCGCCAGAGAAGGTGGCATTAAATTGTTTTCTGTTGATGGCGCCAAACTGCAGAACATCGAGATCAGTGATGTAAAGATGGATAAGGTCAACATGCCCATTATTATCCGGCTTGGTGCCCGGCTGAAAACCTTTCGTGAAGGCGATGCCCAACAGGCGGTAGGCAGCATCAGCAACATCAAAATAAAAAATGTGACCGTACAACAAGGCACCTGGACCGGCATGCTCATCAGCGGCATTCCCGGCCATTATATCGATGGTATCACCCTTCAAAATATCCGTATCAATGTACCGGGAGAAGGTACTGCCACTGATGCCCAGGTAAAACTGGAAGAAAAGGAAAGCGATTATCCGGAGATAAAAATGTTTGGTAAACAGATTCCTGCTTATGCCCTGTACATACGACACGCCAGGAATATACGCTTTGATAACGTTTCCTATACCAGTGATAAACAGGATGCACGGCCTGCAATAATTGCCAGCGATATTCAACAGATACAATTCAACAAATGGACACTGCCCGGCAATACCGGTAAAGAGCCACTGGTAAGAATTTCAGACGCAGGCAACATACAGCTGCAGCAGATAAAACACCCTGCTCTTCCTGATAAATTCCTGCAACTGGAAGGCGCTGCCCGAAACATAACCGTAGATGGCCGCGTGGCTGCCGCTCCTGTGGTAGCACCACTCTGGAAAGAATTTGTAGCAGCCAGGAAAAACAATACCATTCCCGTATTACCCGACTTCTCTTATGCCGGTTATCATTTTTCGGAGAAACCTTTGCCCGATCTTACCGGCAGAAAGAAGTTTGATGTGACACAATACGGCGCTACTCCCAATGACGACCAGTACGATGATGAGGCTATACAACGCGCTATAGACGCAGCTTCCGCACATCCTGGCGGTGGTATCGTTTTTTTCCCGAAAGGTAAATTCCTGCTCGCTCCCGATGAAGATGATAAAAAACAACTGCTCATCACTGCCAGCAATATCATTCTGCAAGGTAGTGGCAGCGGCGAAGGCGGCACTGAAATTTACCAGGATAAAAAAAGGATCAATACCCGACAGCTATTGTTCCGGCCTGCCGCCAACCAGCAACAGCGGCTGGCTGTTGTTACCGCCGATGCACCGCGTGAAACCTTTACCATTCAGGTGGAAGACGCCTCTCTGCTCAAACCCGGTCAGGACGTAGTCCTGAAACATCGCAGTGAAGACTATACGAAATGGTATTTTGCACCGCTGTCTTTAAAAGAGCAGTGGACAAGGCTTTTCGGAGATAAAGGTGGTATGCAGATACAGGAAATACATACCATTGAAAAAATAACCGGCAATACCGTCACTTTTAAAAACCCATTGCACCTCGATATCCATCTCGTGCCCGGCAAACCTTTTGAACTGGTTTCCTACAACAGCATCGAAGAATGCGGTATCGCCGGCATCCGTTTCTCCAGCAACTGGAAATCCTGGCCCGAAGATTTTGTGCATCATAAAAATGAAATTCACGACTACGCCTGGGAAGCTGTAGGCATGGAATACGTAAAAAACAGCTGGATACGTGATTGCGTTTTCCAGGACTGGAATGAAGGTATTAATATCCGCGCCGGCTATCAGGTAACTGTGCAGAACGTAACCTTCCTCGGCAAAAAAGGTCATGCTTCCGTACATGCCCGTACCGGTTATGGTGTGCTCATCAAACAATGTTATTTCAACGGGGCACAGCATCACGGTCCCGGCACCGGTTACAGTGCAGCAGGCACCGTCATCACCCAATGCGCACTAGGCACCGATCAGAATTTCGACAGCCATTCCGGTCAACCCTATGCAACCCTCTTCGATGATATTCGCGGTGGTGTCTTCTATAACCTGGGAGGCCCTGAACCAGGCCACCCTCATCATGGTAAACAGCTGGTGCTATGGAACTTCCGCCATAGCTCTACCAAAGATCAACATTATAACTTCTGGGATATGGACCGCCGCCGTAACTATACCATTGCAGCGCCCATCCTCGCAGGATTTCAGGCAGATTCAAAAGTTACTGTAGAAAACGCTGGGATCAACCAGCTCCCCGGACAGACTGTAGCACCGGCTTCCCTGTTCGAAGCTCAACTGACATTAAGACTCAACGGAAAGGATATCACTGAATAACAGACAATATTCCATTTTATCAACCTAAAACTAACGTTATGAAAATTCCGATTTCAGGACGGCAGGCCGCATCCCTACGCCTGCTTCAAATCATGATTTGTTGGTTATTGTCTATCTGCGTGTATACTATACCGTTATATGCACAGGACAAAACCGTCAGCGTTAAGGGCCGTGTCACCTCTCAATCGGGTGAACCGCTCCCAGGAGCCACCATCGCGGTTAAAGGCACCAACAGAGGTATCACTACCAAAGTTGATGGCACTTTTCAACTGGATGTACCTGCAAACGTTTTCATTAAAATTTCATACACAGGCTTTATTTCCCGTGAACTGAAAGTAGACAACACCAATATAAATAACGTAGACATCTCACTGGCAGCAGATAAGGGAGAACTGAATGAAGTAGTGGTAGTAGGTTATGGCACACAGAAACGTGCCGACGTAACCGGTTCCATCACCACCATCAATGCACAGGCCATCCGCGATGTACCCGCCTCCAACCTCACATCCATCCTGAAAGGACAAGGCGCCGGCATCGATATTCAGAAAAGCGGCGGTAATAGTAAACCAGGTGCCAAACCCTCCATCCTCATCCGCGGCAGCAGATCGCTCAAAGCCGGTAACTCCCCGCTGTTTGTAGTAGATGGTATCCCTTACAACGGTGATATCAACGACCTCAATCCTGATGATATCACTTCCGTAGATGTGCTCAAAGATGCTTCTTCCACTGCTATCTACGGCTCCAGAGGCGCCAATGGCGTGATACTCGTCACCACCAAACGCGGACGCAGCGGCAAAGCCATCGTCACCTACAGCGGATACGGCGGCTTTGTAAAACCCTCCGGCAACTACGACCTTATGAACGCCGAACAATATGCCGGCCTGAAAAAATGGGCCTACTGGAATGGTACTCAGGATCCGCCTTTAAAATACAGCGGCCCTGAAGATCCGCAGATACTGATAGACGCCTTTGATGCAGAAGAAAGAAGACAACTGGCCAAAGGCAACAGCACCAACTGGCAAGACCTCGTTTACAAAACCGGCATCATGACCAACCACCAGATAGGCATCTCCGGCGGTAACGACAAAACACAGTTCAGCGCTTCTGCAGGATATTATAAAGAAACCGGCGTATATCCCGGCCAGTCCTTTGAACGCTTCACCGTAAAAGCCAGCATCGACCATGAAATCAATAAGGTTTTCAAAATCGGTGTCAGCTCACTCAATAACTTTTCTACTACTACCGGTGAAAGTGTGAATCCTATGGGACAAGCCCTCAGAGCCAGTCCGATGGCCCCTGCCTACGATAGCACCGGTGCATTGATCAACGACTTCCTCGCCGGCAGCCAAAAACAAATCTGGAACCCACTGGCCGATTTCCTCCCAGGTGCCACCGTAGAAAAAAGAAAACGTTCCGGAACTTTTACCACCGCTTATCTTGATATCAACATCTTACCTGGCCTGAAATATCGCTTCAATGGCGGCGCTGAAATCAAAAGCGATAACTACGGCAACTTCGCCGCCAGCAAAACCACCAACAACCTCGGCAGCCTCAACACCAGCGAAAACAAATACAACAACGAAATCAACTACACTCTGGAAAATCTCCTCGTGTATGATCATCAATTCGGTAAACATCGCGTCAATTTCACCGGCCTGTACAGCCTGCAGGAATCCGGCAGTCAAACCAACAACTATAACAACAATACCCTGCTGTCTGACGACCTGCAATACTTTAATGCTACTTATGGCCTTAACCTCGCCGGCAGCGGTTCAGAAAGTAAATGGGATATCATCTCCTACATGGGCAGGATCAACTACAACTTCGATGAACGTTTCCTTCTCACCCTCACCGCCCGCAGCGATGGTAGTTCAAGACTCGCGCCTGGCAACAAATTCAAGGGATTCCCTTCCGCCGCTGTTGGCTGGAATATCAGCAATGAAAAATTTATGCGTAGTGCCCGACTATTCAGCAACCTGAAACTCCGCGCCAGCTATGGACGCACCGGCAACACGGCTATCAATCCCTACCAGACATTAGGCGCCCTCAAGGGAATAAACTATAACTACGGTTCTACCAATGTAACCGGCGTATTCATCAATACAGCACCTAACTCCGCACTGCAATGGGAATACACGACCACCGCCAATCTTGGTATTGACTTTGGTTTACTTAACAACCGTATTACCGGTAGTGTGGAAGTATATTCCGCCAATACCAGCAATCTGTTGCTGCCACTGCATTTGCCTGGTACATCTGGTATCCCGGGTGATGTACTCGTCAACGTAGGCAAAACACAAAACAAAGGTCTTGAAATACACCTGGCCACTGTCAATGTACAAGGCAAAGGTGCCGGTGATTTCACCTGGACATCAGATCTCAACTTCTTCATCAACAGAGGTAAGATCACAGAACTGTATAACGGTATACAACAGGATATTTCCAACAACTGGTTTGTAGGTCATCCTATTGGTTCCTACTACGACTACCAGCGCATCGGCATCTGGCAGAATATCAAAGCCGATTCCATGACCGCACTCGCCTATGGTCAGAAAGTAACCGGCAACTCTTCCGTGATCGGAACGATCCGCGTGAAAGATATCAACAACGACAGCACTTTCAGCGATGCAGACAAAACCATCGTAGGCACTCCTCAGCCCAAATGGGAAGGCGGTATGACCAACCGCTTCAGCTACAAAGGTTTTGATTTTACCATCGTGATGTATGCCCGCATCGGCAGTACGCTCAACAGCAAGCTGTATGGTGGCGGTTTTGCCAACACCTTCCAGGGCAACTACAACAACCTTAACGTCAACTACTGGATCCCTACTAGCGGAGAAACTTATTTTCCAAAACCCAATCAGTCCAGAACACAAACGCAATACAACTCTACACTCGGATATATAGATGGCAGTTACCTGAAGATCAGGACACTGAGCCTGGGGTACAATCTCCCGTCTTCCTTTATCCAGAAGCTGAAAGCACGCTCCCTGCGCGTATATGTTTCCGCACAGGACCCGCTCATTTTTTTCTCTGAATACCGCAACAAATTTCATGGTGTAGATCCTGAATCTGCCGGCAACATCAACGCAGATACGCCAGCCACCTGGTCTATGCTCTTCGGCGTAAACCTTACTTTATAATCTTCAAAACCGTGAGTTATGAAAAAAATATTGCTCGCTATAAGCTTTTTTACCAGCGCTTCTTTTCTTGGAAGTTGCAGTAAGATGCTGAATGAAACGCCACGGTCCGTACTGGTACCGGATTTTTATAAAACAGCGCAGGGCGTAAATGCCGCACTGGATGCTTCTTATGCAGGCACCCGCACCATCTGGGGTTGTGAAGATTATTTCTCTATGACCACGCCTGGCACCGATGAATTTAAAAGGGGGAACGACGGCAACCAGAACTTTATGACCTACGATCCGGGCCTGCTCCCCAGTGACGGTAAGTTTAAAGCCCAGTGGAACAACATTTACACCTACATCAATACCTGTAATGCTGTGATTCAGTTTGCACCCACCGCTCCGGGCCTTACTGATGCTATA
Encoded proteins:
- a CDS encoding DUF4955 domain-containing protein, translated to MKNFHLLQIICWLLLAMLASATDKKTTIDITRFGAVGDGKTLNTAAIQQAIDACSAQGGGQVRVPAGTWLTGTLLLKNNVVLQVEENSTLLGSPDIKDYQIVDGFKDGLGQQMGYALIGAVDASNTGITGKGTIDGQGKLVRASGGHDRRPFLVRFVRCHQIKVTDIHLQGPTAWTMHFFHCSNVLAEKVIIRSRGLGNNDGIDIDCCQKVNIRDCDIDSGDDAICFKTTSPYPCRDVTISNIKINTGEGAIKFGTESAGNFENIRVSNIDVAFAREGGIKLFSVDGAKLQNIEISDVKMDKVNMPIIIRLGARLKTFREGDAQQAVGSISNIKIKNVTVQQGTWTGMLISGIPGHYIDGITLQNIRINVPGEGTATDAQVKLEEKESDYPEIKMFGKQIPAYALYIRHARNIRFDNVSYTSDKQDARPAIIASDIQQIQFNKWTLPGNTGKEPLVRISDAGNIQLQQIKHPALPDKFLQLEGAARNITVDGRVAAAPVVAPLWKEFVAARKNNTIPVLPDFSYAGYHFSEKPLPDLTGRKKFDVTQYGATPNDDQYDDEAIQRAIDAASAHPGGGIVFFPKGKFLLAPDEDDKKQLLITASNIILQGSGSGEGGTEIYQDKKRINTRQLLFRPAANQQQRLAVVTADAPRETFTIQVEDASLLKPGQDVVLKHRSEDYTKWYFAPLSLKEQWTRLFGDKGGMQIQEIHTIEKITGNTVTFKNPLHLDIHLVPGKPFELVSYNSIEECGIAGIRFSSNWKSWPEDFVHHKNEIHDYAWEAVGMEYVKNSWIRDCVFQDWNEGINIRAGYQVTVQNVTFLGKKGHASVHARTGYGVLIKQCYFNGAQHHGPGTGYSAAGTVITQCALGTDQNFDSHSGQPYATLFDDIRGGVFYNLGGPEPGHPHHGKQLVLWNFRHSSTKDQHYNFWDMDRRRNYTIAAPILAGFQADSKVTVENAGINQLPGQTVAPASLFEAQLTLRLNGKDITE
- a CDS encoding SusC/RagA family TonB-linked outer membrane protein, translated to MKIPISGRQAASLRLLQIMICWLLSICVYTIPLYAQDKTVSVKGRVTSQSGEPLPGATIAVKGTNRGITTKVDGTFQLDVPANVFIKISYTGFISRELKVDNTNINNVDISLAADKGELNEVVVVGYGTQKRADVTGSITTINAQAIRDVPASNLTSILKGQGAGIDIQKSGGNSKPGAKPSILIRGSRSLKAGNSPLFVVDGIPYNGDINDLNPDDITSVDVLKDASSTAIYGSRGANGVILVTTKRGRSGKAIVTYSGYGGFVKPSGNYDLMNAEQYAGLKKWAYWNGTQDPPLKYSGPEDPQILIDAFDAEERRQLAKGNSTNWQDLVYKTGIMTNHQIGISGGNDKTQFSASAGYYKETGVYPGQSFERFTVKASIDHEINKVFKIGVSSLNNFSTTTGESVNPMGQALRASPMAPAYDSTGALINDFLAGSQKQIWNPLADFLPGATVEKRKRSGTFTTAYLDINILPGLKYRFNGGAEIKSDNYGNFAASKTTNNLGSLNTSENKYNNEINYTLENLLVYDHQFGKHRVNFTGLYSLQESGSQTNNYNNNTLLSDDLQYFNATYGLNLAGSGSESKWDIISYMGRINYNFDERFLLTLTARSDGSSRLAPGNKFKGFPSAAVGWNISNEKFMRSARLFSNLKLRASYGRTGNTAINPYQTLGALKGINYNYGSTNVTGVFINTAPNSALQWEYTTTANLGIDFGLLNNRITGSVEVYSANTSNLLLPLHLPGTSGIPGDVLVNVGKTQNKGLEIHLATVNVQGKGAGDFTWTSDLNFFINRGKITELYNGIQQDISNNWFVGHPIGSYYDYQRIGIWQNIKADSMTALAYGQKVTGNSSVIGTIRVKDINNDSTFSDADKTIVGTPQPKWEGGMTNRFSYKGFDFTIVMYARIGSTLNSKLYGGGFANTFQGNYNNLNVNYWIPTSGETYFPKPNQSRTQTQYNSTLGYIDGSYLKIRTLSLGYNLPSSFIQKLKARSLRVYVSAQDPLIFFSEYRNKFHGVDPESAGNINADTPATWSMLFGVNLTL
- a CDS encoding alpha-L-fucosidase is translated as MKKLVLLLLALSCATQTIFAQTPTSQDQHMKWWREARFGMFIHWGVYAQLAGNWQGHQIGRGGEWIMNRGKISVADYQQVAQSFNPVKYDADAWVKAAKDAGMKYIVITAKHHDGFAMFKSGASKWNIADATPYGKDVLKPLAAACKKYGLKLGFYYSQAQDWNNPGGAAARKVTSEGWANPDSAKIDAYTKDNTGHWDPAQTSATMGEYIDKVAVPQVKELLSNYGDVAVLWWDTPTNMTDEFAKKLQAVLSLQPNIITNDRLKRPNFPGDYKTPEQKIPAQSELDGRDWETCMTMNGTWGYKSYDNKWKSTETLIRNLIDIASKNGNYLLNVGPDALGQFPQGSIEGLKGIGQWMKVNGEAIYATNGSPLGTLSWGRCTKKTNGSNTTLYLHVFNWPTDGKLVVPGLKNKVNSAQLLAGGKKLSTTTTDEGVVINVPAQAPDAIATVIKVETAGTL